In Anser cygnoides isolate HZ-2024a breed goose chromosome 23, Taihu_goose_T2T_genome, whole genome shotgun sequence, the following are encoded in one genomic region:
- the ARHGEF16 gene encoding rho guanine nucleotide exchange factor 16 isoform X1, whose translation MSRSPPGSNVEDKPLLLEYRCHPLRQGPPTSTSPSGMRSPDSAPLPAAGPFPLAEPRRIVLSTDSPAALKVGTQQLIPRSLAVSTKTKNPSRHPSTGAPGSSQEPAWPDQKRASIPSISLEEEEEEEDGRGMLKRNLRNMSYRAAMKGLGTEPEPVAAVPSLKPVLEDGGAPPARSPGRNKRTFGRKRVQKRGGSFKDQPRLYQEIRERGLNSVSHESDEDLLEEPIPEEPSLPDTAIVVQSYRPAQVTWSQLPEVLEAGVLDTITPEERKRQEAMFEIITSEYSYMHSLSVLVCHFMRSEELKETMTQTEHHHLFSNIGDILAVSTSFFEDLEKRHQENLVMPDISDIVEEHASKHFNPYVSYCSNEVYQQRTLQRLLTTNPLFKEALKQIERKPECGGLPMISFLILPMQRVTRLPLLLDTVCQKTKACTAAYGAATRALKAISKLVKNCNDGARAMERTEQMYTLQKQLEFGKKKPFPLISASRWLLKRGELYLLFSEEAGIFRKGSGRVCYLFLFNDVLIITKKKSEESYTVMNYATLDQVSVEKVEAAEPPSPPPGKAGSGGSARGAAGGHLLRVVLERDSEGRREEVLLVADTLSDRARWMAALMHREREQPDTTPRGDLSQVEITRAYLAKQADEISLQQADVVLVLGGEDGWCWGERLRDGERGWFPQSCARAITNRTAVECNVRRMERLRIETDV comes from the exons ATGTctcggagcccccccggcagcaaTGTGGAGGACAAGCCCTTGCTCCTGGAGTACCGATGCCACCCGCTGCGGCAGGGAccccccacctccacctcccCGTCCGGCATGCGCAGCCCCGACTCGGCGCCGCTGCCGGCAGCGGGCCCCTTCCCCTTGGCCGAGCCGCGCCGCATCGTCCTCAGCACGGACAGCCCGGCCGCGCTGAAGGTGGGCACCCAGCAGCTCATCCCCCGCAGCCTGGCCGTCTCCACCAAGACCAAGAACCCCTCGCGGCACCCGAGCACAGGGGCGCCCGGCTCCAGCCAGGAGCCCGCGTGGCCGGACCAGAAGCGGGCGTCCAtccccagcatctccctggaggaggaggaggaggaggaggacggccGGGGGATGCTGAAGCGCAACCTGAGGAACATGTCGTACCGTGCCGCCATGAAGGGCTTGGGCACGGAGCCGGAGCCAGTGGCCGCCGTCCCCTCGCTGAAGCCGGTGCTGGAAGACGGGGGTGccccccctgcccgcagccctggCAGGAACAAG agAACCTTCGGGCGGAAGCGGGTGCAGAAGCGGGGCGGCTCGTTCAAGGACC AGCCCCGGCTGTACCAGGAAATCCGCGAGCGAGGGCTGAACTCGGTCAGCCACGAGTCGGACGAGGATTTGCTGGAGGAGCCCATCCCCGAGGAGCCGTCCCTGCCCGACACCGCCATCGTGGTGCAGAGCTATCGCCCCGCGCAGGTCACCTGGAGCCAGCTGCCGGAG GTGCTGGAGGCGGGCGTCCTGGACACCATAACCCCCGAGGAGCGCAAGCGGCAGGAG GCGATGTTTGAGATCATCACGTCCGAGTACTCCTACATGCACAGCCTGAGCGTCCTGGTGTGCCACTTCATGAGGTCGGAGGAGCTGAAGGAGACCATGACGCAGACGGAGCACCACCACCTCTTCTCCAACATCGGCGACATCCTGGCCGTCAGCACCAG CTTCTTTGAAGACTTGGAGAAGCGACACCAGGAGAACCTCGTCATGCCCGACATCAGCGACATCGTGGAAGAGCACGCCTCGAAGCACTTCAACCCCTACGTCAGTTACTGCTCCAACGAGGTGTACCAGCAGAGGACACTGCAGAGGCTGCT AACCACAAACCCCTTATTTAAAGAGGCCTTGAAACAAATTGAAAGGAAACCAGAATGTGGAGGGCTGCCAATGATCTCATTTCTCATTCTCCCTATGCAGAGAGTAACGCGGCTTCCCCTGCTGTTAGAT ACTGTGtgtcaaaaaacaaaagcatgcaCTGCAGCGTACGGGGCTGCCACCAGAGCTCTGAAAGCCATCAGCAAG ctggtgAAGAACTGCAACGATGGAGCTCGTGCCATGGAGAGGACAGAGCAGATGTACACCCTGCAGAAACAGCTGGAGTTCGGAAAGAAGAAG CCTTTTCCACTGATCTCTGCCTCCCGCTGGCTGCTGAAGCGGGGTGAGCTCTACCTGCTCTTCTCTGAGGAGGCAGGAATCTTCCGCAAGGGCTCTGGCAGGGTTTGCTACCTCTTCCTCTTCAACGACGTCCTGATCATAACCAAGAAGAAAAG CGAGGAGAGCTACACCGTCATGAACTACGCCACGCTGGACCAGGTCTCGGTGGAGAAGGTGGAGGCGGCGGAGCCACCTTCCCCCCCGCCCGGCAaggcggggagcgggggcagcgcgcgcggcgcggccggggggCACCTGCTGCGCGTGGTGCTGGAGCGCGACAGCGAGGGCAGGCGGGAGGAGGTCCTGCTGGTGGCCGACACGCT GAGCGACCGGGCACGGTGGATGGCAGCGCTGATGCACAGGGAGAGGGAGCAGCCCGACACCACGCCGCGAGGAG ACCTGAGCCAGGTGGAGATAACCCGCGCCTACCTGGCTAAGCAGGCGGACGAGATCTCTCTGCAGCAGGCTGacgtggtgctggtgctgggcggAGAGGACG GCTGGTGCTGGGGCGAGAGGCTGCGGGACGGCGAGAGGGGCTGGTTCCCCCAGTCCTGCGCTCGGGCCATCACGAACCGCACGGCGGTGGAGTGCAACGTGCGGCGGATGGAGAGGCTGCGGATAGAGACCGACGTGTAG
- the ARHGEF16 gene encoding rho guanine nucleotide exchange factor 16 isoform X2: MSRSPPGSNVEDKPLLLEYRCHPLRQGPPTSTSPSGMRSPDSAPLPAAGPFPLAEPRRIVLSTDSPAALKVGTQQLIPRSLAVSTKTKNPSRHPSTGAPGSSQEPAWPDQKRASIPSISLEEEEEEEDGRGMLKRNLRNMSYRAAMKGLGTEPEPVAAVPSLKPVLEDGGAPPARSPGRNKRTFGRKRVQKRGGSFKDQPRLYQEIRERGLNSVSHESDEDLLEEPIPEEPSLPDTAIVVQSYRPAQVTWSQLPEVLEAGVLDTITPEERKRQEAMFEIITSEYSYMHSLSVLVCHFMRSEELKETMTQTEHHHLFSNIGDILAVSTSFFEDLEKRHQENLVMPDISDIVEEHASKHFNPYVSYCSNEVYQQRTLQRLLTTNPLFKEALKQIERKPECGGLPMISFLILPMQRVTRLPLLLDLVKNCNDGARAMERTEQMYTLQKQLEFGKKKPFPLISASRWLLKRGELYLLFSEEAGIFRKGSGRVCYLFLFNDVLIITKKKSEESYTVMNYATLDQVSVEKVEAAEPPSPPPGKAGSGGSARGAAGGHLLRVVLERDSEGRREEVLLVADTLSDRARWMAALMHREREQPDTTPRGDLSQVEITRAYLAKQADEISLQQADVVLVLGGEDGWCWGERLRDGERGWFPQSCARAITNRTAVECNVRRMERLRIETDV; encoded by the exons ATGTctcggagcccccccggcagcaaTGTGGAGGACAAGCCCTTGCTCCTGGAGTACCGATGCCACCCGCTGCGGCAGGGAccccccacctccacctcccCGTCCGGCATGCGCAGCCCCGACTCGGCGCCGCTGCCGGCAGCGGGCCCCTTCCCCTTGGCCGAGCCGCGCCGCATCGTCCTCAGCACGGACAGCCCGGCCGCGCTGAAGGTGGGCACCCAGCAGCTCATCCCCCGCAGCCTGGCCGTCTCCACCAAGACCAAGAACCCCTCGCGGCACCCGAGCACAGGGGCGCCCGGCTCCAGCCAGGAGCCCGCGTGGCCGGACCAGAAGCGGGCGTCCAtccccagcatctccctggaggaggaggaggaggaggaggacggccGGGGGATGCTGAAGCGCAACCTGAGGAACATGTCGTACCGTGCCGCCATGAAGGGCTTGGGCACGGAGCCGGAGCCAGTGGCCGCCGTCCCCTCGCTGAAGCCGGTGCTGGAAGACGGGGGTGccccccctgcccgcagccctggCAGGAACAAG agAACCTTCGGGCGGAAGCGGGTGCAGAAGCGGGGCGGCTCGTTCAAGGACC AGCCCCGGCTGTACCAGGAAATCCGCGAGCGAGGGCTGAACTCGGTCAGCCACGAGTCGGACGAGGATTTGCTGGAGGAGCCCATCCCCGAGGAGCCGTCCCTGCCCGACACCGCCATCGTGGTGCAGAGCTATCGCCCCGCGCAGGTCACCTGGAGCCAGCTGCCGGAG GTGCTGGAGGCGGGCGTCCTGGACACCATAACCCCCGAGGAGCGCAAGCGGCAGGAG GCGATGTTTGAGATCATCACGTCCGAGTACTCCTACATGCACAGCCTGAGCGTCCTGGTGTGCCACTTCATGAGGTCGGAGGAGCTGAAGGAGACCATGACGCAGACGGAGCACCACCACCTCTTCTCCAACATCGGCGACATCCTGGCCGTCAGCACCAG CTTCTTTGAAGACTTGGAGAAGCGACACCAGGAGAACCTCGTCATGCCCGACATCAGCGACATCGTGGAAGAGCACGCCTCGAAGCACTTCAACCCCTACGTCAGTTACTGCTCCAACGAGGTGTACCAGCAGAGGACACTGCAGAGGCTGCT AACCACAAACCCCTTATTTAAAGAGGCCTTGAAACAAATTGAAAGGAAACCAGAATGTGGAGGGCTGCCAATGATCTCATTTCTCATTCTCCCTATGCAGAGAGTAACGCGGCTTCCCCTGCTGTTAGAT ctggtgAAGAACTGCAACGATGGAGCTCGTGCCATGGAGAGGACAGAGCAGATGTACACCCTGCAGAAACAGCTGGAGTTCGGAAAGAAGAAG CCTTTTCCACTGATCTCTGCCTCCCGCTGGCTGCTGAAGCGGGGTGAGCTCTACCTGCTCTTCTCTGAGGAGGCAGGAATCTTCCGCAAGGGCTCTGGCAGGGTTTGCTACCTCTTCCTCTTCAACGACGTCCTGATCATAACCAAGAAGAAAAG CGAGGAGAGCTACACCGTCATGAACTACGCCACGCTGGACCAGGTCTCGGTGGAGAAGGTGGAGGCGGCGGAGCCACCTTCCCCCCCGCCCGGCAaggcggggagcgggggcagcgcgcgcggcgcggccggggggCACCTGCTGCGCGTGGTGCTGGAGCGCGACAGCGAGGGCAGGCGGGAGGAGGTCCTGCTGGTGGCCGACACGCT GAGCGACCGGGCACGGTGGATGGCAGCGCTGATGCACAGGGAGAGGGAGCAGCCCGACACCACGCCGCGAGGAG ACCTGAGCCAGGTGGAGATAACCCGCGCCTACCTGGCTAAGCAGGCGGACGAGATCTCTCTGCAGCAGGCTGacgtggtgctggtgctgggcggAGAGGACG GCTGGTGCTGGGGCGAGAGGCTGCGGGACGGCGAGAGGGGCTGGTTCCCCCAGTCCTGCGCTCGGGCCATCACGAACCGCACGGCGGTGGAGTGCAACGTGCGGCGGATGGAGAGGCTGCGGATAGAGACCGACGTGTAG
- the ARHGEF16 gene encoding rho guanine nucleotide exchange factor 16 isoform X3 yields MFEIITSEYSYMHSLSVLVCHFMRSEELKETMTQTEHHHLFSNIGDILAVSTSFFEDLEKRHQENLVMPDISDIVEEHASKHFNPYVSYCSNEVYQQRTLQRLLTTNPLFKEALKQIERKPECGGLPMISFLILPMQRVTRLPLLLDTVCQKTKACTAAYGAATRALKAISKLVKNCNDGARAMERTEQMYTLQKQLEFGKKKPFPLISASRWLLKRGELYLLFSEEAGIFRKGSGRVCYLFLFNDVLIITKKKSEESYTVMNYATLDQVSVEKVEAAEPPSPPPGKAGSGGSARGAAGGHLLRVVLERDSEGRREEVLLVADTLSDRARWMAALMHREREQPDTTPRGDLSQVEITRAYLAKQADEISLQQADVVLVLGGEDGWCWGERLRDGERGWFPQSCARAITNRTAVECNVRRMERLRIETDV; encoded by the exons ATGTTTGAGATCATCACGTCCGAGTACTCCTACATGCACAGCCTGAGCGTCCTGGTGTGCCACTTCATGAGGTCGGAGGAGCTGAAGGAGACCATGACGCAGACGGAGCACCACCACCTCTTCTCCAACATCGGCGACATCCTGGCCGTCAGCACCAG CTTCTTTGAAGACTTGGAGAAGCGACACCAGGAGAACCTCGTCATGCCCGACATCAGCGACATCGTGGAAGAGCACGCCTCGAAGCACTTCAACCCCTACGTCAGTTACTGCTCCAACGAGGTGTACCAGCAGAGGACACTGCAGAGGCTGCT AACCACAAACCCCTTATTTAAAGAGGCCTTGAAACAAATTGAAAGGAAACCAGAATGTGGAGGGCTGCCAATGATCTCATTTCTCATTCTCCCTATGCAGAGAGTAACGCGGCTTCCCCTGCTGTTAGAT ACTGTGtgtcaaaaaacaaaagcatgcaCTGCAGCGTACGGGGCTGCCACCAGAGCTCTGAAAGCCATCAGCAAG ctggtgAAGAACTGCAACGATGGAGCTCGTGCCATGGAGAGGACAGAGCAGATGTACACCCTGCAGAAACAGCTGGAGTTCGGAAAGAAGAAG CCTTTTCCACTGATCTCTGCCTCCCGCTGGCTGCTGAAGCGGGGTGAGCTCTACCTGCTCTTCTCTGAGGAGGCAGGAATCTTCCGCAAGGGCTCTGGCAGGGTTTGCTACCTCTTCCTCTTCAACGACGTCCTGATCATAACCAAGAAGAAAAG CGAGGAGAGCTACACCGTCATGAACTACGCCACGCTGGACCAGGTCTCGGTGGAGAAGGTGGAGGCGGCGGAGCCACCTTCCCCCCCGCCCGGCAaggcggggagcgggggcagcgcgcgcggcgcggccggggggCACCTGCTGCGCGTGGTGCTGGAGCGCGACAGCGAGGGCAGGCGGGAGGAGGTCCTGCTGGTGGCCGACACGCT GAGCGACCGGGCACGGTGGATGGCAGCGCTGATGCACAGGGAGAGGGAGCAGCCCGACACCACGCCGCGAGGAG ACCTGAGCCAGGTGGAGATAACCCGCGCCTACCTGGCTAAGCAGGCGGACGAGATCTCTCTGCAGCAGGCTGacgtggtgctggtgctgggcggAGAGGACG GCTGGTGCTGGGGCGAGAGGCTGCGGGACGGCGAGAGGGGCTGGTTCCCCCAGTCCTGCGCTCGGGCCATCACGAACCGCACGGCGGTGGAGTGCAACGTGCGGCGGATGGAGAGGCTGCGGATAGAGACCGACGTGTAG